A single window of Onychomys torridus chromosome 8, mOncTor1.1, whole genome shotgun sequence DNA harbors:
- the Nog gene encoding noggin, giving the protein MERCPSLGVTLYALVVVLGLRAAPAGGQHYLHIRPAPSDNLPLVDLIEHPDPIFDPKEKDLNETLLRSLLGGHYDPGFMATSPPEDRPGGGGGPAGGAEDLAELDQLLRQRPSGAMPSEIKGLEFSEGLAQGKKQRLSKKLRRKLQMWLWSQTFCPVLYAWNDLGSRFWPRYVKVGSCFSKRSCSVPEGMVCKPSKSVHLTVLRWRCQRRGGQRCGWIPIQYPIISECKCSC; this is encoded by the coding sequence ATGGAGCGCTGCCCCAGCCTGGGGGTCACCCTCTACGCCCTGGTGGTGGTCCTGGGACTGCGGGCAGCACCGGCCGGCGGCCAGCACTATCTGCACATCCGCCCGGCGCCCAGCGACAACCTGCCCCTGGTGGACCTCATCGAACACCCAGACCCTATCTTTGACCCTAAGGAGAAGGATCTGAACGAGACGCTGCTGCGCTCGCTGCTCGGGGGCCACTACGACCCGGGCTTCATGGCCACTTCGCCCCCCGAGGATCGGCCCGGAGGGGGCGGGGGACCGGCTGGGGGTGCCGAGGACCTGGCGGAGCTGGACCAGCTGCTGCGGCAGAGGCCGTCGGGGGCCATGCCGAGCGAGATCAAAGGGCTGGAGTTCTCCGAGGGCTTGGCCCAAGGCAAGAAGCAGCGCCTGAGCAAGAAGCTGAGGAGGAAGTTACAGATGTGGCTGTGGTCACAGACCTTCTGCCCGGTGCTGTACGCGTGGAACGACCTGGGCAGCCGCTTTTGGCCGCGCTACGTGAAGGTGGGCAGCTGCTTCAGCAAGCGCTCGTGCTCTGTGCCCGAGGGCATGGTGTGTAAGCCGTCCAAGTCTGTGCACCTCACCGTGCTGCGGTGGCGCTGTCAGCGGCGCGGGGGTCAGCGCTGCGGCTGGATTCCCATCCAGTACCCCATCATTTCCGAGTGTAAGTGTTCCTGCTAG